From a single Silene latifolia isolate original U9 population chromosome 6, ASM4854445v1, whole genome shotgun sequence genomic region:
- the LOC141586603 gene encoding protein NRT1/ PTR FAMILY 7.2-like, producing MSCSLLTSNNSTIHLFFFVTELSCYCSRLYTYITTMSCFNFENKNICNQKEATDSDEVKETECTLDGSVDRHGKQAIRAQFGRWRPGTILLVNQGLATLAFFGIGVNLVLFLTRVLGQTNADAANNVSKWTGTMYLFSLVGAFLSDSYWGRYKTCAFFQAIFVLGLGLLSILSHLFLLKPKGCGDEQTPCDSHTNLHKALFYMSIYMVALGMGGYQPNIAIFGADQFDEQDIQEKKSKESYFSYFVLALNLGSLFSKTILGYFEDGGNWTFGFWASTGSASTGFLLFLLGTPYYRHFIPRGNPFSRFFNVFVAALSKQRARIVPQEGVCSHELDTKTYSKNGWRKIFHTQGFTFLDRAAVITSPEDKNVRDQEKLCTITQVEEVKCILRLIPIWLCTIFYSVVFAQMSSLFIEQGAAMNKTIRHFHISPSTLSIFNILSVAAFIFIYRHVLNPLVTRLRNKGLTELERMGIGLIIAFLAMMAAGLVEVFRLKYATVDCNKCENPSSLSISWQIPQYVLIGGSEVFMGVARLEFFYGQAPEGLKCFGNALCLTSVALGNYLSTIIATIVIKISTRNGMPGWIPEDLNKGHLDRFYFLLAALITIDFGVYLFVAGSYRYVEPEVLDIENLDQGKIDV from the exons ATGTCTTGCTCTCTTTTAACTTCCAACAATTCCACTATTCATCTCTTCTTCTTCGTAACAGAGTTGTCTTGTTATTGTTCGAGGTTATATACTTATATTACCACAATGTCTTGCTTTAACTTCGAAAACAAG aatatttgTAATCAGAAAGAGGCAACCGATAGCGACGAGGTTAAAGAAACAGAATGCACCCTTGATGGAAGTGTGGATAGACATGGTAAACAAGCAATACGTGCTCAATTTGGAAGATGGAGGCCAGGAACTATATTACTAG TGAACCAAGGATTAGCTACATTGGCATTCTTCGGTATAGGGGTGAATTTGGTATTGTTTCTTACAAGAGTATTAGGCCAAACCAACGCCGATGCAGCAAACAACGTCAGTAAATGGACAGGAACTATGTATTTATTCTCCCTTGTTGGTGCATTTCTTAGTGATTCTTATTGGGGAAGATACAAAACTTGTGCCTTCTTTCAAGCCATTTTTGTCCTT GGCTTGGGTTTATTATCGATATTATCACACCTATTCTTATTGAAGCCTAAAGGGTGTGGCGACGAACAAACTCCATGTGATTCTCACACAAACCTCCACAAGGCACTATTCTACATGTCAATATATATGGTAGCCCTTGGCATGGGAGGATACCAACCTAATATTGCTATATTTGGGGCAGACCAATTTGATGAACAAGATATacaagaaaagaaatcaaaagaATCATACTTTAGTTACTTTGTGTTGGCTCTTAATCTTGGATCACTCTTCTCCAAAACAATATTAGGCTACTTTGAAGATGGGGGCAACTGGACTTTCGGGTTTTGGGCCTCGACTGGGTCCGCTAGTACGGGTTTTCTATTGTTTCTTCTTGGTACTCCTTATTATAGGCACTTCATACCAAGAGGAAATCCCTTCTCAAGGTTTTTTAATGTGTTTGTTGCGGCATTGTCCAAACAAAGAGCTCGTATTGTTCCTCAAGAAGGAGTGTGTTCACATGAATTGGATACCAAGACGTATTCAAAAAATGGTTGGCGTAAAATCTTTCACACACAAGGATTCAC GTTTTTGGATAGAGCCGCGGTTATCACCTCACCGGAAGACAAGAATGTTCGAGACCAAGAGAAGCTATGCACTATCACACAAGTGGAAGAAGTAAAATGCATCTTGAGGCTCATTCCAATTTGGCTATGCACTATCTTCTACTCTGTAGTCTTTGCTCAAATGTCCTCCCTTTTTATAGAGCAAGGTGCAGCTATGAATAAAACTATAAGACATTTTCACATCTCGCCATCAACTTTATCCATTTTTAACATCCTTAGTGTGGCCGCCTTCATCTTCATCTATCGTCATGTTTTGAATCCTCTAGTGACTCGCTTAAGAAACAAGGGTCTCACTGAGCTAGAGAGAATGGGAATTGGACTCATCATTGCATTTTTGGCCATGATGGCCGCAGGATTAGTAGAAGTTTTTAGACTAAAATACGCGACAGTGGATTGTAACAAGTGTGAAAACCCCAGCTCCCTCAGTATATCGTGGCAAATACCACAATACGTGCTTATTGGGGGATCAGAGGTTTTCATGGGTGTCGCTCGACTAGAATTCTTTTATGGACAAGCACCGGAGGGCTTAAAATGTTTTGGGAACGCATTATGCCTCACATCAGTCGCACTAGGAAATTATTTAAGTACTATAATTGCAACGATAGTTATTAAAATTTCTACGAGAAATGGCATGCCTGGATGGATACCTGAGGATCTAAACAAGGGTCACCTAGATCGGTTTTATTTCTTGTTGGCGGCTCTAATTACAATTGATTTTGGGGTGTATTTGTTCGTAGCCGGGTCCTATAGATATGTTGAACCTGAAGTACTCGATATAGAAAATCTTGACCAAGGGAAAATAGATGTTTGA